One part of the Archangium lipolyticum genome encodes these proteins:
- a CDS encoding anti-sigma factor family protein gives MSAQLSHRETKALFIALADEELSAEKEQAVRSHLEGCGECQKGWQSYSSTVLRLRKVEKEQAPPALASMVMTRLKRQRRFGLKRLHLTHAQYRLPVEVLIPLLIAAAVGAFLIMSAP, from the coding sequence ATGTCAGCACAGCTCAGCCACCGCGAGACCAAGGCCCTGTTCATCGCGCTCGCCGACGAGGAACTCTCGGCCGAGAAGGAGCAGGCGGTGCGCTCGCACCTGGAAGGGTGCGGCGAGTGCCAGAAGGGCTGGCAGAGCTACTCGAGCACCGTGTTGAGGCTGCGGAAGGTGGAGAAGGAGCAGGCTCCGCCGGCGCTGGCCTCGATGGTGATGACGCGGTTGAAGCGGCAGCGGCGCTTCGGGCTGAAGCGGCTGCACCTGACGCACGCGCAGTACCGGCTGCCGGTGGAGGTGCTCATCCCGCTGCTCATCGCGGCGGCGGTGGGCGCCTTCCTCATCATGTCCGCGCCCTGA
- a CDS encoding sigma-70 family RNA polymerase sigma factor, giving the protein MSSSEVLGMELEGRPVTGESEAAAREERLLLARLRRGEPEAFEALVRANQDRLYDFCVRMLGDREEANDVVQDIFVSAHQNLSRFREDAKLSTWLFRIGKNHCINRLKYLKRRGRGRSEEYGEQSEGALAEALGAQPGPDAALESAREQARVQWAISKLEPDARMLVALRDIEGLSYEEIVDITELALGTVKSRLHRAREKLGDLLGRLEE; this is encoded by the coding sequence GTGTCTTCGAGCGAGGTGCTCGGGATGGAGCTGGAGGGGAGGCCGGTGACTGGCGAGTCCGAGGCCGCCGCGCGCGAGGAGCGCCTGCTGCTGGCGCGGCTGAGGCGGGGTGAGCCGGAGGCCTTCGAGGCGCTGGTGCGGGCCAACCAGGACCGGCTCTACGACTTCTGCGTGCGGATGCTGGGGGATCGCGAGGAGGCGAACGACGTGGTGCAGGACATCTTCGTGAGCGCCCACCAGAACCTGTCGAGGTTCCGGGAGGACGCGAAGCTGTCTACGTGGCTGTTCCGCATTGGAAAGAACCACTGCATCAACCGGCTGAAGTACCTGAAGCGGCGGGGGAGGGGACGGTCGGAGGAGTACGGCGAGCAGAGCGAGGGGGCGCTGGCGGAGGCGTTGGGGGCACAGCCGGGGCCGGACGCGGCGTTGGAGTCGGCACGGGAGCAGGCGCGGGTGCAGTGGGCCATCTCGAAGCTGGAGCCGGACGCGCGGATGCTGGTGGCGCTGAGGGACATCGAGGGTTTGTCGTACGAGGAGATCGTCGACATCACCGAGCTGGCGTTGGGAACCGTGAAGAGCCGGCTCCACCGGGCGCGGGAGAAGCTGGGGGATCTCCTGGGACGGCTTGAGGAATGA
- a CDS encoding ABC transporter permease, with the protein MNAERQTVYRWSFIWSGAFVALVGAVLLGVAITKSDAWARVGGVLGMSALAWGGLLQTLQALGLTAVQSTALRSSVNVSGTQFLLSGAAAWLVGWAIIAAGIRRAPASSEGPSPAAGAELYPRLAQYRDFYWSTLGAYGGGILLAELVLILLQTFLSSGGGAGSEGEGGLPPTGAFAISLIVSSLVAFGSGFVGASRARRLAMPEATIGVIYFGLPVPVLLTLIEQLPDLQMSLGYRLREVTYLADMLGRPVIGYWLVFSLLVLMLVLGINTGFIAAGSGRVDLKLGFELFVARRHVGVFRPSLLLGTLAVLMFGIVPPLIVYGIIRAVEAAVERTRIRALGMKDPLAAASALNNLKLREQSPTMMMTALSVGGVGVGVMALIIVLSVMSGFEVDLQQKILGAHSHVVVSKYAGNLSEYKRLMEQIAKVPGVVGQTPSIDNPVMVLGEGDEVQGIVLKGIDPDTVGSVLDLRKNMLPGGELDYLQAPEKISPRRSLGFGTESSQKQEEEEEESDDPIIGKSTKSAQEKVLPGIVLGRELATILRVVVGDRVNVISPQGAELGPAGLIPKSRAFRVAGIFYSGMYEYDAKFAYILLGEAQKLFGTDGPSGIELKVLDVDDARRIASLVSRELGGYPYRARDWGEIHRNIFSALRLEKLVMGIILSIIIVVAAGLIVATVIMLVLEKRKEIAVLKALGVSDGGIVKIFLAEGLQIGVAGGLLGLISGLGWCLFIEKVGIKLDPSVYYIPALPVKIEPLQTALSVVIAVLVTYLASIYPALKASSVEPVEGLKAE; encoded by the coding sequence GTGAACGCCGAACGGCAGACCGTCTACCGCTGGAGCTTCATCTGGAGCGGCGCCTTCGTGGCGCTCGTGGGGGCCGTGCTGCTCGGCGTGGCCATCACCAAGTCCGACGCCTGGGCGCGTGTCGGCGGCGTGCTGGGGATGTCGGCGCTCGCCTGGGGCGGGCTCCTGCAGACGTTGCAGGCGCTGGGGCTGACGGCGGTGCAGTCCACCGCCCTGCGCTCCTCGGTGAACGTCTCCGGCACGCAGTTCCTCCTGTCCGGTGCGGCCGCCTGGCTGGTGGGCTGGGCGATCATCGCCGCCGGCATCCGGCGTGCTCCGGCCTCCTCCGAGGGGCCGAGCCCGGCCGCCGGAGCGGAGCTCTACCCGCGGCTGGCCCAGTACCGCGACTTCTACTGGAGCACCCTGGGCGCCTACGGCGGGGGCATCCTGCTCGCGGAGCTGGTGCTCATCCTCCTGCAGACGTTCCTGTCCAGTGGGGGCGGCGCGGGATCGGAAGGGGAGGGTGGGCTGCCGCCGACGGGGGCCTTCGCCATCTCGTTGATCGTCTCGTCGCTCGTGGCCTTCGGGAGCGGCTTCGTGGGGGCCTCGCGTGCGCGGCGGCTCGCCATGCCCGAGGCCACCATCGGTGTCATCTACTTCGGCCTGCCCGTGCCCGTGCTGCTGACGCTCATCGAGCAGCTGCCGGACCTCCAGATGTCGCTGGGCTACCGGCTGCGCGAGGTGACGTACCTGGCGGACATGCTCGGCCGTCCGGTGATCGGCTACTGGCTCGTCTTCTCGCTGCTGGTGCTGATGCTGGTGCTGGGCATCAACACGGGCTTCATCGCCGCGGGCAGCGGGCGCGTGGACCTGAAGCTCGGCTTCGAGCTGTTCGTGGCTCGCCGGCACGTGGGCGTGTTCCGCCCCTCGCTGCTGCTGGGCACGTTGGCGGTGCTGATGTTCGGCATCGTCCCGCCGCTCATCGTCTACGGCATCATCCGCGCGGTGGAGGCCGCCGTGGAGCGCACCCGCATCCGCGCGCTCGGCATGAAGGATCCGCTGGCCGCCGCGTCCGCGCTCAACAACCTCAAGCTGCGCGAGCAGTCGCCCACCATGATGATGACGGCGCTGTCCGTGGGCGGCGTGGGCGTGGGCGTGATGGCGCTCATCATCGTGCTGTCGGTGATGAGTGGCTTCGAGGTGGACCTCCAGCAGAAGATCCTCGGGGCCCACTCGCACGTGGTGGTGTCCAAGTACGCGGGCAACCTGTCCGAGTACAAGCGGCTGATGGAGCAGATCGCCAAGGTGCCCGGCGTGGTGGGCCAGACGCCGTCCATCGACAACCCCGTCATGGTGCTCGGCGAGGGCGACGAGGTGCAGGGCATCGTGCTCAAGGGCATCGACCCGGACACCGTGGGCTCGGTGTTGGATCTGCGCAAGAACATGCTGCCGGGTGGCGAGCTGGACTACCTCCAGGCGCCCGAGAAGATCTCCCCCCGGCGCTCGCTGGGCTTCGGCACCGAGTCCTCCCAGAAGCAGGAAGAGGAGGAGGAGGAGTCCGACGATCCCATCATCGGCAAGAGCACCAAGAGCGCCCAGGAGAAGGTGCTGCCCGGTATCGTGCTCGGCCGTGAGCTGGCCACCATCCTGCGCGTGGTGGTGGGGGACCGGGTGAACGTCATCTCCCCGCAGGGCGCAGAGCTGGGCCCCGCGGGCCTCATCCCCAAGAGCCGGGCCTTCCGCGTGGCCGGCATCTTCTACTCGGGCATGTACGAGTACGATGCCAAGTTCGCCTACATCCTCCTGGGTGAGGCGCAGAAGCTCTTCGGCACGGATGGCCCCAGCGGCATCGAGCTGAAGGTGCTGGACGTGGATGATGCCCGGCGCATCGCGAGCCTCGTGTCGCGCGAGCTGGGCGGCTACCCCTACCGCGCCCGCGACTGGGGAGAGATCCACCGCAACATCTTCTCCGCGCTCCGGCTCGAGAAGCTGGTGATGGGCATCATCCTGTCCATCATCATCGTGGTGGCCGCCGGCCTCATCGTGGCCACGGTCATCATGCTGGTGCTGGAGAAGCGCAAGGAGATCGCCGTGCTCAAGGCGCTCGGCGTGTCCGACGGCGGCATCGTGAAGATCTTCCTCGCCGAGGGCCTTCAGATTGGCGTGGCGGGCGGCCTGCTGGGCCTCATCTCCGGCCTGGGCTGGTGCCTCTTCATCGAGAAGGTGGGCATCAAGCTGGATCCGTCCGTCTATTACATCCCGGCGCTGCCGGTGAAGATCGAACCCCTTCAGACCGCGCTGTCGGTGGTCATCGCGGTACTCGTCACCTACCTGGCATCCATCTATCCCGCGCTCAAGGCGAGCAGCGTGGAGCCGGTGGAAGGCCTGAAGGCGGAGTGA
- a CDS encoding ABC transporter ATP-binding protein, whose protein sequence is MALLSIRNVFKSYFLHGKRIDVLRGVTLDIEKGELVSLIGASGAGKSTFLHVLGTLDMPAAGELLFEGRSVFAMNDAEIAEFRNRTIGFVFQSHYLLPEFTALENVAMPALVQRRDRTQSYAYARELLERVGLGSRVEHRPGELSGGEAQRVALARALVLKPAVLLADEPTGNLDPATGEGIHQLLREVNRDLGITAVVVTHNETLARSMPRRLRLVAGQVTEA, encoded by the coding sequence ATGGCGCTGCTCTCCATCCGCAACGTCTTCAAGAGCTACTTCCTGCACGGCAAGCGCATCGACGTGCTCCGGGGCGTGACCCTGGACATCGAGAAGGGCGAGCTGGTGAGTCTCATCGGCGCGTCCGGAGCGGGCAAGAGCACCTTCCTGCACGTGCTGGGCACGCTGGACATGCCGGCCGCGGGCGAGCTGCTCTTCGAGGGCCGCTCCGTCTTCGCGATGAACGACGCGGAGATCGCCGAGTTCCGCAACCGCACCATCGGCTTCGTCTTCCAGAGCCACTACCTGCTGCCCGAGTTCACCGCCCTGGAGAACGTGGCCATGCCGGCGCTCGTCCAGCGCCGGGACCGGACCCAGTCCTACGCCTACGCCCGCGAGCTGCTGGAGCGGGTGGGGCTGGGGAGCCGGGTGGAGCACCGGCCCGGCGAGCTGTCCGGCGGCGAGGCCCAGCGCGTGGCCCTGGCCCGGGCCCTGGTGCTCAAGCCCGCGGTACTGCTCGCCGACGAGCCCACCGGCAACCTGGACCCCGCCACCGGCGAGGGCATCCACCAGCTCCTGCGCGAGGTGAACCGGGACCTGGGCATCACCGCCGTGGTGGTGACACACAATGAAACATTGGCCCGCTCCATGCCCCGGCGGCTGCGGTTGGTGGCCGGCCAGGTGACCGAGGCTTGA
- the lysS gene encoding lysine--tRNA ligase: MADTPENKNAEADLGSKEQEIYDQRLDKARKWRDSGFNPYGNGYRPQHLAADILARHGDQSIEDLEKAEPISYDVAGRIVAVRSFGKAAFVKLRDRSGEIQAHLKKDALGEAYELFKLTDMGDFVAVQGTIFRSKTGELTLSATKFVPLTKSLRPLPEKWHGLTDVEIRYRQRYLDMVSNPEVKQTFLKRNKLIRFIRDFLDTRDFVEVETPMMHPLVSGAAARPFITHHNALDIDLYMRIAPELYLKRLVVGGIERVYEINRNFRNEGISTRHNPEFTMLEFYQAYATFEDLMDLTEEMLSGAAKAVTGDTKVTYQGHVLDFGKGWKRIPMTEAIREVVPSLSDKDMADADRLRAELLKTTHGEAERRAIETMHHGELVGALFEHHVEQKLVHPTFITHYPTAVSPLARRNDQNPEITDRFELFVAGREIGNAFSELNDPIDQKGRFLAQLDAKQRGQQETMDYDEDYIRALEHGMPPTAGEGIGIDRVAMLFSDAPSIRDVILFPLLKPLAK; encoded by the coding sequence ATGGCTGACACTCCAGAGAACAAGAACGCGGAAGCGGACCTCGGGTCCAAGGAGCAGGAGATCTACGACCAGCGCCTCGACAAGGCGCGCAAATGGCGGGACTCCGGCTTCAACCCGTATGGCAACGGCTACCGTCCCCAGCACCTCGCCGCCGACATCCTCGCCCGCCATGGAGACCAGTCCATCGAGGACCTGGAGAAGGCCGAGCCCATCTCCTACGACGTGGCCGGCCGCATCGTGGCCGTGCGCAGCTTCGGCAAGGCCGCCTTCGTCAAGCTGCGCGACCGCTCGGGGGAGATCCAGGCCCACCTCAAGAAGGACGCCCTCGGGGAGGCCTACGAGCTCTTCAAGCTCACCGACATGGGTGACTTCGTCGCCGTCCAGGGCACCATCTTCCGCTCCAAGACGGGCGAGCTGACCCTGTCCGCCACGAAGTTCGTGCCGCTCACCAAGTCCCTGCGGCCCCTGCCCGAGAAGTGGCACGGCCTCACGGACGTGGAGATCCGCTACCGCCAGCGCTACCTGGACATGGTCTCCAACCCCGAGGTGAAGCAGACCTTCCTCAAGCGCAACAAGCTCATCCGCTTCATCCGGGACTTCCTCGACACGCGCGACTTCGTCGAGGTGGAGACCCCGATGATGCACCCGCTGGTGTCCGGCGCGGCGGCCCGCCCGTTCATCACCCACCACAACGCCCTGGACATCGATCTGTACATGCGGATCGCCCCGGAGCTGTACCTCAAGCGCCTGGTGGTGGGCGGCATCGAGCGCGTCTACGAGATCAACCGCAACTTCCGCAACGAGGGCATCAGCACCCGGCACAACCCCGAGTTCACGATGCTCGAGTTCTACCAGGCCTACGCCACGTTCGAGGACCTGATGGACCTCACCGAGGAGATGCTCTCGGGCGCGGCGAAGGCGGTGACGGGCGACACGAAGGTGACCTACCAGGGTCACGTGCTGGACTTCGGCAAGGGCTGGAAGCGCATTCCCATGACCGAGGCCATCCGCGAGGTCGTCCCCTCGCTGTCCGACAAGGACATGGCGGACGCGGACCGGCTGCGCGCCGAGCTGCTCAAGACGACGCACGGCGAGGCCGAGCGCCGCGCCATCGAGACCATGCACCACGGGGAGCTGGTGGGCGCGCTCTTCGAGCACCACGTGGAGCAGAAGCTGGTGCACCCCACCTTCATCACGCACTACCCCACCGCCGTCAGCCCGCTGGCGCGCCGCAACGATCAGAACCCGGAGATCACCGACCGCTTCGAGCTCTTCGTCGCCGGCCGGGAGATCGGCAACGCCTTCTCCGAGCTCAACGACCCGATCGACCAGAAGGGCCGCTTCCTCGCCCAGCTGGATGCCAAGCAGCGCGGCCAGCAGGAGACGATGGACTACGACGAGGACTACATCCGCGCCCTCGAGCACGGCATGCCGCCCACGGCCGGTGAGGGCATCGGGATTGATCGCGTCGCCATGCTGTTCTCGGACGCACCGTCGATCCGCGACGTCATTTTGTTCCCCCTCCTCAAGCCGCTTGCGAAGTAG
- the prfB gene encoding peptide chain release factor 2 (programmed frameshift), producing the protein MANDSMEKINGLRERLLALRGHLDLDRKRSRIALIERESTLPTFWDDNTKAQAMLKEKSTLESSVNSFERTLRGLDDAQVLFELAAEANDADSAKEAEDSLTTLETEVSKLELARMLSGEQDRSNCFMDINAGAGGTDAMDWAAMLMRMYTRYCEQKGWKVELNDSVPGEEAGFKNVSLRIEGEFAYGYLKAEVGVHRLVRISPFDANARRQTAFASVDVYPEVDDTIKIDIPEKDYELKFIRGGGAGGQKVNKTSSTAQLRHLPTGILITCQTERSQSANKDMAFKILRARLYEMELKKREAEQAADEAQKKDISFGSQIRSYVLAPYRMVKDLRTGVETGNVDAVLDGTLEEFVTAQLMGVKNPNRNIPE; encoded by the exons ATGGCGAACGACTCGATGGAGAAGATCAACGGCCTTCGGGAGCGCCTGCTGGCGCTCCGGGGGCATCTT GACCTCGACCGCAAGCGGTCACGTATCGCGCTGATCGAGCGCGAATCCACGCTCCCCACCTTCTGGGACGACAACACCAAGGCTCAGGCGATGCTCAAGGAGAAGTCCACGCTGGAGTCGAGCGTGAACTCCTTCGAGAGGACGCTGCGCGGCCTGGACGACGCGCAGGTGCTCTTCGAGCTGGCGGCCGAGGCCAACGACGCCGACAGCGCGAAGGAGGCCGAGGACTCGCTCACCACGCTCGAGACGGAAGTCTCCAAGCTGGAGCTGGCGCGGATGCTCTCGGGCGAGCAGGATCGGTCCAACTGCTTCATGGACATCAACGCGGGCGCGGGTGGCACGGACGCGATGGACTGGGCCGCGATGCTCATGCGCATGTACACGCGCTACTGCGAGCAGAAGGGCTGGAAGGTCGAGCTCAACGACTCGGTGCCGGGTGAAGAGGCGGGCTTCAAGAACGTCTCGCTGCGCATCGAGGGCGAGTTCGCCTACGGCTACCTCAAGGCGGAGGTGGGCGTGCACCGGCTGGTGCGCATCAGCCCCTTCGACGCCAACGCGCGCCGGCAGACGGCGTTCGCCTCGGTGGACGTGTACCCGGAGGTCGATGACACCATCAAGATCGACATCCCGGAGAAGGACTACGAGTTGAAGTTCATCCGCGGCGGCGGCGCGGGCGGTCAGAAGGTCAACAAGACCTCGTCGACGGCGCAGCTGCGCCACCTGCCCACGGGCATCCTGATCACCTGTCAGACGGAGCGCTCGCAGTCGGCCAACAAGGACATGGCGTTCAAGATCCTCCGGGCCCGGCTCTACGAGATGGAGCTGAAGAAGCGAGAGGCCGAGCAGGCGGCGGACGAGGCGCAGAAGAAGGACATCTCCTTCGGCTCGCAGATCCGCTCCTACGTGCTGGCGCCCTACCGGATGGTGAAGGACCTGCGTACCGGCGTGGAGACGGGCAACGTGGACGCGGTGCTGGATGGTACCCTGGAGGAGTTCGTCACCGCCCAGCTGATGGGGGTGAAGAACCCCAACCGCAACATCCCCGAGTAG
- a CDS encoding Lnb N-terminal periplasmic domain-containing protein, producing MPRLAPLLTCLLGLLLLAANPAHAQEMPPWGTGESRGEDLSIYLVTFGPGDDVASWWGHGSLVVEDHKAQQARLYNYGMFSFDQTMLLRYAMGRLEFWVDDASPGATFRFYRSLNRDVRLQELNLSLAQKVELARLLAVNVLPENRNYLYQHYSDNCVTRLRDGIDKVLGGQLQQAMSTPGRMTLRDHVRRYTAVGPPMSLLLDFLMNDEIDQPITRWQEAFLPDELERQVAEMQVVGADGQKHPLVARNMTSYASQGRPQTPEQPPKYGPVLLVLGLVFGGGAVGLSLWSRRSGARAPRILLGLQNVLVGLVLGIPGFALFIMWVFTEHTVTHRNENLFLANPLTLLALPLGIQMIFGSARAPERLRRLWLALAGLGVLGLVLKALPMFDQDNWRLIAFILPISVGMAGALRLGRAPAAARAPDALASSLKAS from the coding sequence ATGCCCCGCCTTGCCCCATTGCTGACCTGCCTGCTCGGCCTGCTCCTCCTGGCTGCCAACCCGGCACATGCCCAGGAGATGCCTCCCTGGGGGACGGGCGAGAGCCGGGGCGAGGACCTGAGCATCTACCTGGTCACCTTCGGGCCGGGCGATGACGTGGCGTCGTGGTGGGGGCACGGCTCGCTGGTGGTGGAGGACCACAAGGCCCAGCAGGCGCGCCTCTACAACTACGGGATGTTCTCCTTCGACCAGACCATGCTGCTGCGCTACGCGATGGGGCGGCTCGAGTTCTGGGTGGACGACGCGAGCCCCGGGGCCACGTTCCGTTTCTACCGGTCGCTGAACCGGGACGTGCGGTTGCAGGAGCTGAACCTGTCGTTGGCGCAGAAGGTGGAGCTGGCGCGACTGCTGGCGGTGAACGTGCTGCCGGAGAACCGCAACTACCTGTACCAGCACTACAGCGACAACTGCGTGACGCGGCTGCGCGATGGCATCGACAAGGTGCTGGGCGGGCAGCTCCAACAGGCGATGAGCACGCCCGGGCGGATGACGCTGCGCGACCACGTGCGCCGCTACACGGCGGTGGGTCCGCCCATGAGCCTGCTGCTCGATTTCCTGATGAACGATGAGATCGACCAGCCCATCACCCGGTGGCAGGAGGCCTTCCTCCCGGATGAGCTGGAGCGGCAGGTGGCGGAGATGCAGGTGGTGGGGGCGGACGGGCAGAAGCACCCGCTGGTGGCGAGGAACATGACCTCCTACGCCTCGCAGGGCCGTCCCCAGACACCCGAGCAGCCGCCGAAGTACGGGCCGGTGCTGCTGGTGCTGGGCCTCGTGTTCGGCGGTGGCGCGGTCGGTTTGTCCCTCTGGAGCCGGCGGAGCGGAGCCCGGGCGCCTCGCATCCTGCTTGGCCTGCAGAACGTCCTGGTGGGCCTGGTGCTCGGGATTCCGGGTTTTGCCTTGTTCATCATGTGGGTGTTCACCGAGCACACGGTGACGCACCGCAATGAGAACCTCTTCCTGGCCAACCCGCTCACGTTGCTGGCGCTGCCGCTGGGCATCCAGATGATCTTCGGCTCGGCGCGGGCGCCCGAGCGGCTGCGGCGCCTGTGGCTGGCGCTGGCCGGGCTGGGCGTGCTGGGCCTGGTGCTCAAGGCGCTGCCGATGTTCGACCAGGACAACTGGCGCCTCATCGCGTTCATCCTGCCCATCTCGGTGGGCATGGCCGGGGCGCTGAGACTGGGCCGGGCTCCGGCGGCGGCTCGTGCTCCGGACGCGCTGGCTTCTTCCCTGAAGGCTTCCTAA
- the bamA gene encoding outer membrane protein assembly factor BamA: MPGRVLAQADGGTPPGSVPPAALPSAPPAPGADTPAPPADREVREGEVVDIRVEGNRRVEAEAVRRALRTKVGQVFDETRTAEDLRAVWALGYFSDVQLLTQQLPNGGIAYVVRVQERPSIRAVKLAGNEELSQDDLKEAIEVKALSILDLDVVRRTQKKIQEKYVDKGYFLAEVNYKISPVENGQVDVTFNIDEHAKVMVKDILLLGAEQVPASRLKDVMLTKEGGYLSFLTGEGTYREEVFQRDLAVIQATYYDEGYINVRVDKPTVSLSADKRYIFITIRVTEGERYNIGTIDFSGDLVVPKEALAKQMRSSTGQHFSRAQLGQDIQAFTDVYYDQGYAYANINPVTAVNAETKTVDLTFDVQKGPQVSIERIDIVGNTKTRDKVIRRELRVYEGELYSGTGVRRSKERVTALGFFETVEVTQKPGTSPDTIIIQVEVKEKATGTFQVGLGFSNVESFIFTAQVSQNNFLGWGQSVSASAQISSLRSLVQLSFFDPYFLDTNFLLSADFFRVEAEYDDFIRQSTGGSLSLGYQVLEDLLVNVGYSQEHVNVQAAEGLGGVLLANRFLSGVTSSVRLSVTYDKRNNRLFPSQGFIHYGSVEYAPSWLGGSFLFSRYSAYSRLYFPLPLGAVFKTNATIGYIQQLDANSPLPISELYYLGGINSVRGYALRTISPSLLAPRSASPDAAIQRLDVGGNKQFILNVELEFPIVEKAGIRGVLFYDAGNAFAVNENFFESNQNRNLPLGLFHSVGFGFRWFSPVGPLRFEWGVPLTKRPEDQALLFEFTIGNFF; this comes from the coding sequence ATGCCCGGTCGCGTGCTCGCGCAGGCGGATGGGGGCACCCCGCCGGGCTCCGTGCCGCCCGCGGCGCTCCCCTCGGCTCCCCCCGCGCCGGGTGCCGATACCCCCGCGCCCCCCGCCGACCGTGAGGTCCGCGAGGGTGAGGTGGTCGACATTCGCGTCGAAGGCAACCGCCGCGTCGAGGCCGAGGCCGTCCGCCGCGCCCTCCGCACCAAGGTGGGTCAGGTCTTCGACGAGACGCGTACCGCGGAGGATCTGCGGGCGGTCTGGGCGCTCGGCTATTTCAGCGACGTGCAGCTGTTGACGCAGCAACTGCCCAACGGTGGCATCGCCTACGTGGTGCGCGTGCAGGAGCGCCCCTCCATCCGCGCCGTCAAGCTCGCCGGCAACGAAGAGCTGAGCCAGGACGACCTGAAGGAGGCCATCGAGGTCAAGGCCCTCTCCATCCTGGACCTGGACGTGGTGCGCCGCACCCAGAAGAAGATCCAGGAGAAGTACGTCGACAAGGGCTACTTCCTCGCCGAGGTCAACTACAAGATCAGCCCCGTCGAGAACGGGCAGGTCGATGTCACCTTCAACATCGACGAGCACGCCAAGGTGATGGTGAAGGACATCCTCCTGCTGGGCGCGGAGCAGGTCCCCGCCTCCCGGCTCAAGGACGTGATGCTCACCAAGGAGGGCGGCTACCTGTCCTTCCTCACCGGCGAGGGCACCTACCGCGAGGAGGTGTTCCAGCGCGACCTGGCCGTCATCCAGGCCACCTACTACGACGAGGGCTACATCAACGTCCGGGTGGACAAGCCCACCGTCTCGCTCTCCGCCGACAAGCGCTACATCTTCATCACCATCCGGGTGACCGAGGGCGAGCGCTACAACATCGGCACCATCGACTTCTCCGGTGACCTGGTGGTGCCCAAGGAGGCGCTGGCGAAGCAGATGCGCTCCTCGACGGGCCAGCACTTCAGCCGCGCGCAGCTGGGCCAGGACATCCAGGCCTTCACGGACGTCTACTACGACCAGGGCTACGCCTACGCCAACATCAACCCCGTCACCGCCGTCAACGCGGAGACGAAGACGGTGGACCTGACCTTCGACGTGCAGAAGGGTCCCCAGGTCTCCATCGAGCGCATCGACATCGTCGGCAACACCAAGACGCGCGACAAGGTCATCCGCCGCGAGCTGCGCGTCTACGAGGGCGAGCTCTACAGCGGCACCGGCGTGCGCCGCAGCAAGGAGCGCGTCACGGCGCTCGGCTTCTTCGAGACGGTGGAGGTCACCCAGAAGCCCGGCACCAGCCCGGACACCATCATCATCCAGGTGGAGGTGAAGGAGAAGGCCACCGGTACCTTCCAGGTGGGCCTCGGCTTCTCCAACGTGGAGAGCTTCATCTTCACGGCCCAGGTGTCGCAGAACAACTTCCTGGGGTGGGGCCAGAGCGTGTCGGCCTCGGCGCAGATCTCCAGCCTGCGCTCGCTCGTCCAGCTGTCATTCTTCGACCCGTACTTCCTGGACACCAACTTCCTGCTGTCCGCGGACTTCTTCCGCGTGGAAGCGGAGTACGACGACTTCATCCGTCAATCGACGGGTGGCAGCTTGTCCCTGGGCTACCAGGTCCTCGAGGACCTGCTCGTCAACGTGGGCTACTCACAGGAGCACGTGAACGTGCAGGCCGCCGAAGGTCTGGGCGGCGTGCTGCTGGCCAACCGCTTCCTGAGCGGCGTGACGAGCTCGGTGCGCCTGTCCGTCACCTACGACAAGCGCAACAACCGCCTCTTCCCCTCCCAGGGCTTCATCCACTATGGCTCGGTGGAGTACGCGCCCAGCTGGCTCGGCGGCTCGTTCCTCTTCTCGCGCTACTCGGCCTACTCGCGCCTCTACTTCCCGCTGCCCCTGGGGGCCGTCTTCAAGACGAACGCCACCATCGGCTACATCCAGCAGCTGGATGCCAACAGCCCGCTGCCCATCTCGGAGCTCTACTACCTGGGTGGCATCAACTCGGTGCGCGGCTACGCGCTGCGGACCATCAGCCCCTCGCTGCTGGCGCCGCGCTCGGCCTCTCCGGACGCCGCCATCCAGCGGCTCGACGTGGGTGGTAACAAGCAGTTCATCCTCAACGTCGAGCTGGAGTTCCCCATCGTCGAGAAGGCCGGCATCCGCGGCGTGCTCTTCTACGACGCGGGCAATGCCTTCGCCGTCAACGAGAACTTCTTCGAGAGCAACCAGAACAGGAACCTGCCCCTGGGGCTCTTCCACTCGGTGGGCTTCGGCTTCCGGTGGTTCTCGCCGGTCGGTCCCCTGCGCTTCGAGTGGGGAGTCCCGCTCACGAAACGTCCGGAAGACCAGGCCCTCCTCTTCGAGTTTACGATCGGCAATTTCTTCTGA